The following DNA comes from bacterium.
CGACATCACGCCGAAGATCATGAAGGCGGCCGCGAGGATGCAGGCGTCGCCCAGCGCGCCGGGCACGAAGAGCTTGAGCATCCTTTTTGTAGAGCCCGGGTCGTCGAGCCTGAAACCTGTGAGGGCGCACGACACGACGCCCACCCCCCCGGAGCCGATGATCGCGAGCACGAGGTTGTCCGCGAGAACGGCGAGCAGCATGAAGAAGACGATCAGGTTCGAAAGCGAGAAGAACCTGAAGAATCCCTCCTCCCCCCACATGTCTCCCACCGAATAGATGTGCACGAGGAGCGCCATGGCGGAGACCGTCAGCGCCATGGCGAGCGAGAGCTCGTCGACCTTGAGCCCCACGTCCACGAAGAGGTTCGGCAGCGCGACCCAGCGGAAGAGAGGCCCGGTGATCGCGGACGGCGACGTTGCATCAAAGCCGGTGAGCGTGAGAAAAAGCACGATCGAGGCCGCAAGCGACCCCATCGGGGCCGCGATCCCCACGAGCGAGGCAAAGCCCCTGGGGCCTGGCGACTCGCTCCGCCAGTGCGCCGCAGCGATCGCGGCGTTTATCAGCGCGCCCGCGAGCGGCAGGGCGACCACGAGCCATATCATCGCCTGCAGGCTCACGCGGCTGTAGATGGTCTCCAGCATCCTCGATCCCTCAGTCCTTTAGAAGCTTCATCTCGTCCGCATGCAGGGTGCCGCATCGGGTGAACACCGCAAGCAGCAGGGCGAGCCCAACCGCGGCCTCGGCAGCCGCTATCGCTATTATGAAGAAGGTCGCCGCATTGCCCTCCGGCAGGAGGTTCCACCTTGAGAAGCCCGCCATGGCGACCACGGAGGCGGAGAACATGATCTGGATGGAGATGAGCATCATGAGCATGTTGCGCCTCACGCACGCGCCCGCAGCGCCGATCGAGAATAGCGCCACGGAGAAGATGAGCACGTGCTGAAGCGTGAGCGTCATGCGCCCTCCCCCCTCTTCGCGATTATTATCGAGGCCACAGCCGCGGCCAAAAGCATAACCCCGGTCAGCTCGAACGGAAGCGCGTACTGCGACACCATCATCTTCCCCATCGTCAGCGAAGACTCGAAATAGTCGCCGCTAGCCGGCGCGGCCGCAAACGGAGGGGCTGCGACCGCGATCATCATCACGATCGCAAGGTAGCCGGCGGCCACGGCCGCCAGGACCTTGCCGAACCTGATCTGGCGCGCCCTCGCCCTCTTCGACGAGTCCATGAGCATCATGACGAAGAGCGAGAAGACCATCGAGACGCCTGCGGCCACTATCACGAATGCGCCGGCGACCATGGGCGCGCGGAGGATGAGGAGGATTGCCCCGGCCGACAGGGCGACCCCTGCGAACCATGCCGCGCACATGAGCGGATCTCTCCTGGAGACGGCGGCTATCGCCGAGGCCAGGCCGCACGCGGCAAAGATATAGAAAGCTACTGCCTCCACGCTCCCCCCTTGAGCAACTGCATCGCAATATAAGCCGTAACGACGAGATTTGCCATAGACAAAGGCACGAGCGCCCTCCACGCGAACGATGAGAACTGGTCCTCCCTGAGCCTGGGGAGCGAGGCCCTGGCAAAGGAGAAGAGCGCCATCGCGGCGCATGTCTTGACGATCATGCAAAGAAGCCCGAGCGCGCAGAGCGAGGGCTCCACCGCCCAGCCGGGCATGAGCCTCCCGAGCGTCTCCGCGACCAAGGGGACCGGCGCGAACGGGATCTGCCACCCGCCGAGGAACAGGGCCGCGGTCATCGCCGCCAGCGCCACGAAGAGGACGCGTCTTGCGGCCGCGTTTATCGCTGAGGCTGCGGCGGCAGCCGATTCGCCGCCCAGCGCGAACGGGACCTTGATCGCGGCGCACGCGCAGACGGAAAAGACAGCGAAGGCCAAAGGTTGCCTCACCAGGTTCCATCTCCACGGCAGGTGACCCTGGGCCTCGATTATCCGCGCGAAGTTTACTTCGCCCTCGATCATGAGGACGGCCGCGACGGAAAGGCACATGGCCAGAAAAT
Coding sequences within:
- a CDS encoding NADH-quinone oxidoreductase subunit H, translated to MYPIETGMAVPGAASALALIALLAPVAAGFDRRFVRGPGGKGSAGRGAAYFIVRAVRLVGNARLRRDLSPMLFAAPLAFAAALMTAAAVSYSPEVSIAGQRFSVTALDPASGVLFSLAMISIWAVASVFSRLGMREGKPLIEALEESSNYLSYFLAMCLSVAAVLMIEGEVNFARIIEAQGHLPWRWNLVRQPLAFAVFSVCACAAIKVPFALGGESAAAAASAINAAARRVLFVALAAMTAALFLGGWQIPFAPVPLVAETLGRLMPGWAVEPSLCALGLLCMIVKTCAAMALFSFARASLPRLREDQFSSFAWRALVPLSMANLVVTAYIAMQLLKGGAWRQ
- a CDS encoding NADH-quinone oxidoreductase subunit J, whose protein sequence is MEAVAFYIFAACGLASAIAAVSRRDPLMCAAWFAGVALSAGAILLILRAPMVAGAFVIVAAGVSMVFSLFVMMLMDSSKRARARQIRFGKVLAAVAAGYLAIVMMIAVAAPPFAAAPASGDYFESSLTMGKMMVSQYALPFELTGVMLLAAAVASIIIAKRGEGA
- the nuoK gene encoding NADH-quinone oxidoreductase subunit NuoK; protein product: MTLTLQHVLIFSVALFSIGAAGACVRRNMLMMLISIQIMFSASVVAMAGFSRWNLLPEGNAATFFIIAIAAAEAAVGLALLLAVFTRCGTLHADEMKLLKD